The following proteins are co-located in the Pseudoalteromonas sp. N1230-9 genome:
- a CDS encoding DUF4402 domain-containing protein, with product MRTHFCLLSALLLSAGSVAQQTITELEPLSFGLLAITDNSSVSSVTVLPSNTSASSNSIYVVKQGRAAELLFEGYGARIQVTISDNVNNQPLSNLHNNQRFYLNRLIYNPTLVTDSYGSAVLTVGGQISTSGDGSTYNDGYYDATVSLTVDF from the coding sequence ATGCGTACGCATTTTTGTCTATTAAGTGCTCTTTTATTGAGCGCAGGCTCTGTTGCACAACAAACAATAACTGAGCTTGAACCACTTAGCTTTGGTCTACTGGCTATTACAGACAACTCAAGTGTTAGCTCTGTCACTGTTTTGCCAAGCAATACTAGCGCGAGTAGCAACAGTATTTATGTTGTTAAACAGGGTCGCGCCGCCGAGTTATTGTTTGAAGGCTATGGAGCAAGAATACAAGTTACCATTAGTGATAATGTGAATAACCAACCACTTAGTAATTTACACAATAACCAACGCTTTTATCTCAATCGATTGATTTATAACCCTACCTTGGTCACTGACTCATACGGCAGTGCTGTATTAACGGTGGGTGGGCAGATAAGCACAAGTGGTGATGGTAGCACCTATAATGATGGTTATTATGATGCAACCGTCTCATTAACCGTAGACTTTTAA
- a CDS encoding DUF4402 domain-containing protein — protein MKNSIKIAALMTSSALLTFNVVAEQTTFQAGVTVQNAFTLQKDSDLDFGTIRAKADTASTETATLVLSANPATSATTASTNAALAEIAILVPGTPASFSVSGVSPFATLNITNPTETAIAPDSAPAGTAGFVLASPTYYVLTGANPNSAATTTIQVDANGEATFNVGGTLTTDATTPALDYIDGTYSGTFTLQLDY, from the coding sequence ATGAAAAACTCAATAAAGATAGCAGCACTAATGACCTCATCAGCACTTTTAACGTTTAACGTTGTTGCTGAGCAAACTACTTTTCAAGCTGGTGTAACGGTACAAAACGCGTTTACATTGCAAAAAGACAGCGACCTAGATTTTGGTACAATTCGCGCCAAAGCAGATACAGCGTCGACAGAAACAGCAACGCTAGTGTTATCAGCTAACCCTGCAACATCTGCGACGACAGCCAGCACAAATGCAGCTTTAGCTGAAATTGCTATCCTAGTACCTGGTACACCAGCGTCATTCAGTGTTTCAGGTGTATCACCTTTTGCAACCTTAAACATCACAAACCCAACTGAGACGGCCATCGCACCTGACTCAGCGCCAGCTGGCACCGCAGGCTTTGTGTTAGCTTCGCCTACTTATTATGTATTAACTGGTGCAAACCCTAACTCTGCAGCCACAACAACAATCCAAGTAGATGCTAATGGTGAGGCAACATTCAATGTGGGTGGAACACTAACAACAGATGCCACAACTCCGGCTCTCGATTATATTGATGGTACTTATAGCGGTACATTCACACTGCAATTAGATTACTAA
- a CDS encoding SPOR domain-containing protein: MSRFIVFTLFILLQACSFSDPNSYEESDINREELQQLLVEWDTKKEQIDHLNTIEADLLMLIQALAVQVDVDKLPKKLQSDPKVVSYGSTEQVSTTVNQNLNETTNTESPTHGVKIGSYLVERGVRAQLGQLKNRYPNLYNMLSYKMSTQSSASKTLYSLVAGPLQTEQEANKLCQVFELIYSHCETTEFKGVDL; this comes from the coding sequence ATGAGTCGGTTTATTGTCTTTACACTTTTTATTTTACTACAGGCGTGTAGTTTCTCAGATCCAAACTCTTACGAAGAGTCAGATATTAATCGTGAGGAGCTTCAACAACTTTTAGTTGAGTGGGATACTAAAAAAGAACAAATAGATCATTTAAATACCATTGAAGCTGATTTGTTGATGCTAATACAAGCACTTGCTGTACAAGTTGACGTTGATAAACTGCCTAAAAAGCTGCAAAGCGATCCTAAAGTTGTTAGCTATGGTAGCACTGAGCAAGTGTCTACAACGGTAAATCAAAATTTGAATGAAACCACAAACACAGAATCACCTACTCATGGTGTGAAAATTGGCAGTTACTTAGTTGAGCGGGGAGTGAGAGCCCAATTAGGCCAACTTAAAAATCGTTATCCTAATCTTTATAATATGCTTAGTTATAAAATGAGTACGCAATCATCAGCTTCTAAAACACTTTATAGCCTTGTCGCTGGGCCGCTACAAACAGAGCAAGAGGCAAACAAACTCTGCCAAGTTTTTGAACTTATTTATAGCCATTGTGAGACTACTGAATTTAAAGGCGTTGATTTGTAA
- a CDS encoding SPOR domain-containing protein — MKHCIKPLQHSMCLLALLFVSGCSSDSLVSLQNNKLAALSASIKVVTFVGEQFDSPFFLKANMHTSGSATIDPPTHLSAVKTSGVQSSGSISAQHNYLFALQLASVNSEKSLAIALRKMQRLAPHIFQGSPILNMEVADIDQHTYYRLKFGGYKYLKNAKADCEAIKRQGIDCWVSSYTDNRVNF, encoded by the coding sequence ATGAAACATTGCATCAAGCCTTTGCAACATAGTATGTGTTTGTTGGCATTACTATTTGTGTCTGGTTGCAGCAGTGATTCTTTAGTATCTCTTCAAAATAATAAATTAGCCGCATTGAGTGCCTCTATCAAGGTGGTTACTTTTGTTGGTGAGCAATTTGATTCGCCTTTTTTTCTAAAAGCAAATATGCACACCAGCGGTTCAGCTACGATTGATCCCCCAACACATTTATCAGCAGTCAAGACGAGTGGTGTTCAGAGCTCAGGATCAATCAGCGCCCAGCATAACTACTTATTTGCCCTTCAACTCGCGTCAGTTAATAGCGAAAAAAGCTTAGCGATTGCACTTAGAAAAATGCAAAGACTTGCCCCCCATATTTTTCAGGGCTCCCCAATTTTGAATATGGAAGTTGCAGATATAGATCAGCACACCTACTACCGTTTGAAATTTGGCGGTTATAAATATTTGAAGAACGCGAAAGCTGACTGTGAAGCTATTAAGCGCCAAGGGATTGATTGCTGGGTAAGTAGCTATACAGATAACCGAGTGAACTTTTAG
- the galU gene encoding UTP--glucose-1-phosphate uridylyltransferase GalU, producing the protein MKAVIPVAGLGTRMLPATKAIPKEMLPIVDRPLIQYVVNEAISAGITEIVLVTHSSKNSIENHFDTSFELEATLEKRVKRQLLAEVQSICPKGVTIIQVRQGEAKGLGHAINCAAPIIGDEPFVVILPDVIIDDVASDLKKDNLAEMINRFESTGESQIMVEPVPHNEVDKFGVVDLGDVKIKQGESAAIRNMVEKPPVDQAPSNLAVVGRYVLSKNIWPLLAKTPAGAGDEIQLTDAIAMLMEKETVDAYSMKGKSHDCGSKIGYLKAIVEFALRRDEFKGELTEFIKSLAK; encoded by the coding sequence ATGAAAGCAGTGATCCCAGTTGCTGGGCTTGGTACGCGCATGTTACCGGCAACGAAAGCCATACCGAAAGAAATGTTGCCTATTGTTGACCGTCCTTTAATTCAATACGTTGTAAATGAAGCGATTTCAGCAGGGATTACAGAAATTGTTCTTGTTACGCATTCGAGTAAAAACTCGATCGAGAACCATTTTGACACCAGCTTTGAATTAGAGGCAACCCTTGAAAAACGTGTAAAACGTCAGTTACTTGCCGAGGTACAGTCTATTTGTCCAAAAGGCGTTACTATTATTCAAGTACGTCAAGGGGAAGCGAAGGGGTTAGGACACGCAATTAACTGTGCTGCGCCTATTATTGGTGATGAGCCATTTGTTGTTATATTGCCTGATGTCATTATTGACGATGTGGCGAGTGACCTTAAAAAAGACAACTTAGCTGAGATGATCAATCGCTTTGAAAGTACCGGTGAAAGCCAAATAATGGTTGAGCCAGTACCGCATAATGAAGTTGATAAATTTGGTGTTGTTGACTTAGGTGATGTAAAAATTAAGCAAGGTGAAAGTGCTGCAATTCGAAATATGGTTGAAAAGCCGCCTGTCGACCAAGCTCCATCAAATTTAGCAGTGGTTGGTCGTTACGTGCTAAGCAAGAATATTTGGCCATTACTTGCCAAAACGCCTGCAGGGGCAGGCGATGAAATCCAGTTAACGGATGCCATTGCTATGCTTATGGAAAAAGAGACTGTGGATGCTTACTCAATGAAAGGCAAAAGCCATGATTGCGGCAGCAAAATTGGTTATTTGAAAGCAATTGTTGAATTTGCCTTACGCCGTGATGAATTTAAAGGCGAGTTGACTGAGTTTATAAAGTCGCTAGCTAAATAA
- a CDS encoding thymidylate synthase, with protein MKQYLDLCQRIVDEGVWVENKRTGTKCLTVINADLEYDVANNKFPLITTRKSFYKAAIAELLGYLRGYDSAAQFRDIGCMTWNANANENKAWLDNPHRRGEDDMGRVYGVQGRSWQRPDGSHLDQLKKVIDNLSKGIDDRGEIITFYNPGEFELGCLRPCMHTHTFSLLGDTLYLTSYQRSCDVPLGLNFNQIQCFVLLALVAQITGHKAGKAYHKIANAHIYENQLELMRDVQLKREPFASPELKINPNIKSLDDIETWVTKDDFEVVGYQCHDAIKYPFSV; from the coding sequence ATGAAACAGTATTTAGATTTATGTCAACGCATTGTTGATGAAGGTGTGTGGGTAGAAAATAAGCGCACAGGCACTAAGTGTTTAACCGTAATTAATGCCGACCTTGAATATGATGTGGCAAATAATAAGTTTCCGCTTATCACAACGCGTAAAAGTTTTTATAAAGCTGCTATTGCTGAGCTTTTAGGTTATTTACGCGGTTATGACAGTGCCGCGCAGTTTCGTGACATCGGCTGTATGACATGGAACGCGAATGCGAACGAAAACAAAGCGTGGCTTGATAACCCACATCGTCGTGGCGAAGACGACATGGGGCGTGTTTACGGTGTTCAAGGCCGCAGTTGGCAACGCCCTGATGGTAGCCACCTTGATCAGCTTAAAAAGGTCATCGATAATTTATCAAAAGGCATTGACGACCGTGGTGAAATTATCACCTTTTATAACCCAGGTGAGTTTGAACTTGGTTGTTTACGTCCTTGTATGCATACCCATACCTTTTCTTTGTTAGGTGATACTCTATACTTAACCTCATACCAACGTAGCTGTGATGTGCCGCTTGGATTGAATTTCAATCAAATTCAATGCTTTGTATTGTTAGCTTTGGTTGCGCAAATTACCGGTCACAAAGCTGGTAAGGCGTATCATAAAATTGCCAATGCGCACATCTATGAGAACCAGTTAGAGTTGATGCGTGATGTACAGCTTAAGCGTGAGCCTTTTGCATCGCCAGAACTGAAGATTAACCCAAATATAAAATCGCTGGACGATATAGAAACATGGGTTACAAAAGATGATTTTGAAGTCGTTGGCTATCAGTGTCATGATGCGATTAAATATCCGTTTTCAGTTTAA
- the lgt gene encoding prolipoprotein diacylglyceryl transferase → MALQFPDIDPVIFSVGPLSVRWYGLMYLIGFALAMWLANRQAAKPNSGWTKEQVSDLLFYGMLGVILGGRIGYVLFYQFSYFIENPLYLFRIDQGGMSFHGGTLGVISAIAIFAWTRKKSLFEVGDFVVPLVPLGLLAGRIGNFINGELWGRVTDVPWAFVFPTGGPEPRHPSQLYEAFLEGLVLFLILQWFIKKPRPAGSVAGLFLLGYGTFRFIVEYFREPDAHLGLFAGVISMGQILSLPMVIGGLGLIIWAYKKPQQRVSSKA, encoded by the coding sequence ATGGCTCTTCAATTTCCAGATATTGATCCGGTTATTTTTTCAGTAGGACCCCTCAGCGTGCGTTGGTACGGCTTAATGTACTTAATTGGTTTTGCGTTAGCGATGTGGCTTGCTAATCGTCAAGCTGCAAAACCAAACTCAGGGTGGACCAAAGAACAGGTTAGCGATTTACTTTTTTACGGGATGTTAGGGGTTATTCTTGGTGGCCGAATAGGTTATGTATTGTTTTACCAGTTTAGCTACTTTATTGAAAATCCACTTTATTTATTTAGAATCGATCAAGGGGGCATGTCTTTTCATGGCGGAACCCTTGGTGTTATCAGCGCAATAGCAATATTTGCATGGACGCGTAAAAAGTCACTGTTCGAGGTAGGTGATTTTGTAGTGCCACTGGTGCCGTTAGGCTTATTAGCAGGGCGCATTGGTAACTTTATAAATGGTGAGCTTTGGGGTCGTGTAACAGATGTCCCTTGGGCATTTGTATTCCCAACAGGTGGACCAGAGCCGCGTCACCCGTCACAACTTTACGAAGCGTTTTTAGAAGGCTTGGTGTTATTTTTAATCCTGCAGTGGTTTATTAAAAAGCCACGTCCAGCAGGCAGTGTTGCCGGTCTTTTCTTATTGGGTTACGGCACGTTTAGGTTCATTGTTGAATATTTCCGTGAGCCAGATGCCCACTTAGGTTTATTTGCTGGTGTGATTTCGATGGGCCAAATACTCTCGCTTCCCATGGTAATTGGTGGTCTAGGTTTGATAATATGGGCCTATAAAAAGCCGCAGCAACGCGTCTCTAGCAAAGCATAA
- a CDS encoding sulfite exporter TauE/SafE family protein, translating into MHDVILLMAYCAIIGSVVGFLAGLLGIGGGLIIVPALSALLVAFNVADSEHVLVIAIATSLASIIFTSTSSAFAHHRNANVPWEIAPWVMTGVGIGALISGFAASLIPEQLLRFVFAGSVVFIALRMVLSTRKKAASEKPLPQGPILGFLCAIMGALSGLIGIGGGALIVPLLHYFSVDIKKAIGCAAACGIVIALFGSVGYVSAGWQVTSLSDGFAGFVYLPALLGIVVTSSLIAPIGAKATHYLPVTTIKKVFALLLVIIALKMVFS; encoded by the coding sequence ATGCATGATGTAATACTTTTGATGGCTTACTGCGCAATTATAGGCAGTGTTGTTGGCTTTTTAGCAGGACTGCTTGGTATCGGCGGTGGTTTAATTATTGTGCCTGCGCTGAGCGCATTACTTGTGGCTTTTAATGTAGCTGATTCTGAGCATGTATTAGTGATTGCCATTGCGACATCGCTTGCTTCTATTATTTTTACATCAACCTCTTCAGCGTTTGCTCATCATCGCAATGCTAACGTCCCTTGGGAAATAGCGCCTTGGGTTATGACAGGAGTTGGCATTGGTGCCCTTATCAGTGGGTTTGCAGCGAGTTTAATTCCCGAGCAATTATTACGTTTTGTGTTTGCAGGAAGTGTTGTGTTTATTGCACTGCGTATGGTGCTATCAACACGAAAAAAAGCGGCAAGTGAAAAACCTTTACCACAGGGTCCTATTCTTGGTTTTTTATGTGCCATAATGGGCGCGCTATCGGGTTTAATCGGTATTGGTGGTGGCGCATTAATTGTGCCGTTACTGCATTATTTCTCTGTAGATATAAAAAAGGCCATCGGTTGTGCTGCGGCTTGTGGTATTGTCATTGCGTTATTTGGCTCAGTTGGTTATGTATCAGCAGGTTGGCAGGTAACTTCTTTGAGTGATGGTTTTGCGGGATTTGTATATCTGCCTGCGTTACTAGGCATCGTAGTTACTTCGTCGCTAATAGCGCCAATAGGCGCTAAAGCCACTCATTACTTGCCGGTGACAACAATAAAAAAAGTATTCGCGTTATTACTTGTAATAATTGCACTTAAAATGGTGTTTAGTTAA
- the ptsP gene encoding phosphoenolpyruvate--protein phosphotransferase, whose translation MLATLRSIAEAVSQQADLDSALACFVKMVKEAMQTQCCSIYFADYSQDNFVLMATQGLNPDAVGKFRIGFTEGLVGLVAQREEPINIAFAKSHPRFKLSPEVNEEGYNAFLSVPVVHQKKVLGVIVVQQKLARVFSPDEESFLITLSAQLASQLAHAEIKEVLRLDEFSHQTSVLKGVSSAPGIAIGQAFVVLPKLDFTSIELQKDEDVSTQRKLFTQAVAATRNEFNTLSMTLSDSIPKEALAVFDVYQQLLDAKSLGQNVEAQLQQGWSAKSALKIVIEKLVAQFNAMQDPYIKERAIDVKDIGLRVLHHLVNTEYAAKPYPKDTILIASTLTPAMLAEVPKGHLAGVVSVNGAANSHASILTRAMGIPAIWGIEDLPLLQFDGKPMILDAYAGRLYISPSQSLHDKYSQLKYQEALLNDRFLAEQDLEAITLDGEHISLLLNAGLEMNTEHDNKRLCDGVGLYRTEAWFMQKGQFPSQSDQEHWYREVLTCYHPNPVVMRTLDIGGDKVLDYFNISEENPFLGWRGIRVTLDHPELFLDQLKAMLKANIGLGNLKIMLPMISGTEEVEESLKLLEQAYFELEEQFPEQAIERPEIGVMLEVPSSVFMLEEWSQKVDFCSVGSNDLTQYMLAVDRSNARVAELFNPYHPSVLRVLLKVAQECQNHELPFSLCGELGGDPEGALLLIAMGYRRLSMNYASISKIKFVLRRLKVSDMEHLLQQCLIQPTAKHVLRLTRNFMIEHQLGELFYTPSQEHT comes from the coding sequence ATGTTAGCCACGCTCAGATCCATTGCTGAGGCTGTGTCGCAACAAGCGGACTTAGACAGTGCGCTGGCGTGTTTTGTGAAAATGGTAAAAGAAGCCATGCAAACACAGTGCTGCTCAATTTATTTTGCCGATTACAGCCAAGACAACTTTGTATTAATGGCCACGCAAGGTCTTAACCCTGATGCAGTCGGTAAGTTTCGTATCGGTTTTACAGAAGGGCTCGTTGGCCTTGTTGCTCAGCGTGAAGAGCCTATAAATATCGCTTTTGCAAAGTCTCATCCCCGCTTTAAACTCTCTCCAGAGGTCAATGAAGAAGGTTACAATGCTTTCTTGTCAGTGCCTGTAGTGCATCAAAAAAAGGTGCTGGGCGTCATTGTTGTACAGCAAAAGCTTGCCCGTGTATTTAGTCCAGATGAAGAGTCCTTTTTAATTACTTTGTCTGCACAACTGGCCTCACAACTTGCTCATGCTGAAATTAAGGAAGTGCTAAGGCTCGATGAGTTTTCACATCAAACCTCCGTATTAAAAGGGGTTTCGAGCGCTCCAGGGATCGCTATAGGCCAAGCGTTTGTTGTTTTACCCAAGCTCGACTTTACTTCAATAGAGTTACAAAAAGACGAGGACGTAAGCACACAACGCAAACTTTTCACACAAGCTGTTGCTGCTACTCGCAATGAATTTAATACGCTGTCTATGACGTTAAGCGATTCAATTCCTAAAGAAGCGTTAGCAGTCTTTGATGTTTACCAACAATTACTTGATGCCAAAAGTTTAGGTCAGAATGTTGAAGCCCAGTTACAACAGGGCTGGAGCGCAAAAAGCGCGTTGAAAATTGTGATTGAAAAATTAGTTGCACAGTTTAATGCTATGCAAGATCCTTACATTAAAGAACGGGCAATTGATGTAAAAGACATAGGTTTGCGTGTGCTACATCATCTAGTCAATACAGAATATGCAGCTAAACCATACCCTAAAGATACGATTTTAATTGCCAGTACATTAACACCCGCTATGCTTGCCGAAGTACCAAAAGGGCATTTAGCAGGGGTTGTGAGTGTTAATGGGGCTGCAAATAGTCATGCCTCTATTTTGACTCGTGCAATGGGGATTCCCGCTATTTGGGGCATTGAAGATCTACCATTATTGCAGTTTGATGGAAAACCTATGATTTTAGATGCTTACGCAGGGCGTTTATATATCTCTCCATCACAATCGCTGCACGATAAATACAGTCAGCTTAAATACCAAGAAGCCCTTTTAAATGATCGCTTTTTAGCTGAGCAAGATCTTGAGGCCATTACCTTAGACGGTGAACATATCAGCTTGCTTTTAAACGCGGGCCTTGAGATGAATACCGAGCATGATAATAAACGCTTGTGTGACGGTGTTGGTTTATATCGAACTGAAGCTTGGTTTATGCAAAAAGGCCAATTCCCGTCTCAATCAGATCAAGAACATTGGTATCGAGAGGTGCTAACATGTTATCACCCCAATCCTGTGGTGATGCGTACGTTAGATATTGGCGGCGATAAAGTTCTAGACTACTTCAATATCAGTGAAGAAAACCCATTTTTAGGCTGGCGTGGTATTCGCGTAACGCTTGATCACCCTGAGCTCTTTTTAGATCAACTCAAAGCTATGCTTAAAGCGAATATAGGCTTGGGTAATTTAAAAATAATGTTGCCTATGATTAGCGGAACAGAAGAGGTTGAAGAGTCACTTAAGCTTTTAGAGCAGGCTTATTTTGAGCTTGAAGAGCAATTTCCAGAGCAAGCAATTGAGCGCCCAGAAATAGGCGTGATGTTAGAAGTGCCCTCTAGCGTCTTTATGCTTGAAGAGTGGTCGCAAAAAGTCGATTTTTGCTCTGTGGGCAGCAACGACTTAACGCAATATATGCTCGCAGTTGATCGTTCAAATGCGCGTGTTGCAGAGTTATTTAACCCGTATCATCCAAGTGTGCTCAGAGTATTGCTTAAAGTAGCGCAAGAGTGTCAAAACCATGAATTGCCATTTAGTTTGTGTGGTGAACTTGGAGGAGACCCCGAAGGCGCTTTATTACTAATAGCAATGGGCTATCGTCGTTTAAGTATGAACTATGCATCGATTAGTAAAATTAAGTTTGTATTACGGCGTCTTAAAGTCAGTGATATGGAACACTTACTTCAGCAGTGTCTTATTCAACCTACCGCCAAGCACGTATTACGTCTAACCCGAAATTTTATGATTGAACATCAACTCGGTGAGTTATTTTACACACCTAGCCAAGAGCATACATGA
- the rppH gene encoding RNA pyrophosphohydrolase produces MIDAEGFRANVGIVICNNQGQVFWARRYGQHSWQFPQGGVDDGETAEQTMYRELHEEVGLLPEDVEIVASSKHWLRYKLPKRLIRRDSSPVCIGQKQKWFLLKLRCKDEDVDLLKTHHPEFDDWRWVSYWYPVRQVVSFKRDVYRRVMKEFAPLAMPFNKREQHKENWRQRR; encoded by the coding sequence GTGATTGATGCCGAAGGTTTTCGTGCCAATGTCGGAATTGTGATTTGCAATAATCAGGGACAAGTATTTTGGGCTCGTCGCTACGGTCAGCACTCTTGGCAATTTCCCCAAGGTGGTGTGGACGACGGTGAAACGGCCGAGCAAACCATGTACAGAGAATTACACGAAGAAGTAGGCTTGCTTCCTGAAGATGTTGAAATCGTTGCAAGTTCAAAACATTGGTTACGTTATAAATTACCCAAACGATTAATTCGCAGAGACTCAAGTCCTGTGTGTATTGGACAAAAGCAAAAATGGTTTTTACTTAAACTACGTTGCAAAGATGAAGATGTAGACTTGCTTAAAACACATCATCCTGAGTTTGATGATTGGCGTTGGGTGAGTTATTGGTATCCTGTGCGACAAGTTGTATCATTTAAGCGCGATGTTTATCGCCGTGTAATGAAAGAGTTTGCACCATTAGCGATGCCATTTAATAAACGAGAACAACATAAAGAGAATTGGCGACAGAGACGATAA
- the mutH gene encoding DNA mismatch repair endonuclease MutH gives MRPIKPASINELMQRVDAIAGLTLGQLAEQYQFKTPDDLLREKGWTGQLIEYVLGATAGSKPTPDFEDLGIELKTLPISFKGKPLETTFVSVTPLLNVTGMIWQQSTVRKKLNHVLWLPILGEREILPFHRTIGSGFLWQPSAEQDALLQRDWEEQMELIALGRVDEISGHLGDVMQIRPKAANSKALTDAIGPNGQIIQTLPRGFYLKTSFTGEILKQQFQL, from the coding sequence ATGCGACCAATAAAACCCGCTTCTATAAACGAATTAATGCAACGTGTTGATGCTATTGCTGGCCTCACCCTAGGGCAGCTAGCCGAGCAATATCAGTTCAAAACTCCTGACGATTTACTACGTGAAAAAGGCTGGACCGGTCAACTAATCGAATATGTACTTGGCGCAACGGCGGGCTCTAAACCAACACCTGATTTTGAAGATTTAGGCATTGAGCTTAAAACTCTGCCAATCTCATTTAAAGGAAAGCCGCTCGAAACAACCTTTGTTTCTGTAACACCGCTACTGAATGTAACAGGCATGATTTGGCAGCAAAGTACGGTACGTAAAAAGCTCAATCATGTTTTATGGCTACCTATTTTAGGCGAGCGCGAAATACTGCCTTTTCACCGTACTATCGGCAGTGGCTTTTTATGGCAGCCAAGCGCAGAGCAAGATGCTCTTTTACAGCGTGATTGGGAAGAACAAATGGAGCTAATCGCCCTTGGTCGTGTGGATGAAATTTCAGGTCATTTGGGCGATGTTATGCAAATACGGCCAAAAGCTGCTAATAGCAAAGCGCTTACAGATGCAATTGGCCCAAATGGCCAGATAATACAAACCTTACCCCGTGGTTTTTACTTAAAAACCAGCTTTACCGGCGAGATCCTAAAACAGCAATTTCAGCTATAA
- the eno gene encoding phosphopyruvate hydratase, with translation MSEIVKVIGREIMDSRGNPTVEADVHLADGSWGRAAAPSGASTGTREALELRDGDKARYLGKGVLKAVGYINNEIAEALKGQNAVDQQAVDQVMLDLDGTENKEKLGANAILAVSLATAKAAANSKGVELYEHIADLNGTPGVYSMPLPMMNIINGGEHADNSVDIQEFMIQPVGATNFREALRMGAEVFHSLAKVLKAKGHSTSVGDEGGFAPNLESNEAALAAIKVAVANAGYELGKDITLALDCAASEFYDKEANIYDLKGEGKKFTSEEFNHFLKGLTEQYPIVSIEDGLDESDWDGFAHQTQLIGDKVQLVGDDLFVTNTKILKRGIDNGIANSILIKFNQIGSLTETLAAIKMAKDAGFTAVISHRSGETEDATIADLAVGTAAGQIKTGSLSRSDRIAKYNQLLRIEEVLGEKAPYNGLKEVKGQ, from the coding sequence ATGTCAGAAATCGTAAAAGTGATTGGTCGCGAAATCATGGACTCGCGTGGTAACCCAACTGTTGAAGCTGATGTACATTTAGCTGATGGTTCATGGGGCCGTGCTGCAGCACCCTCTGGTGCATCAACAGGTACTCGCGAAGCGCTTGAATTACGTGATGGTGATAAAGCACGTTACCTAGGTAAAGGTGTTTTAAAAGCGGTAGGCTATATCAATAACGAAATCGCTGAAGCGCTTAAAGGTCAAAACGCAGTTGATCAACAAGCTGTTGACCAAGTAATGTTAGATTTAGACGGCACTGAAAACAAAGAAAAATTAGGTGCTAACGCTATCTTAGCAGTATCTTTAGCAACGGCTAAAGCAGCTGCAAACTCTAAAGGCGTAGAGCTTTATGAGCACATTGCAGACCTTAACGGCACACCAGGTGTTTACTCAATGCCATTACCTATGATGAACATCATCAACGGTGGTGAGCACGCAGATAACTCTGTTGATATTCAAGAGTTTATGATTCAGCCAGTGGGCGCAACAAACTTCCGCGAAGCGTTACGTATGGGCGCTGAAGTATTCCACAGCTTAGCTAAAGTGCTTAAAGCTAAAGGACATTCTACATCAGTAGGTGATGAAGGTGGTTTTGCACCAAACCTTGAATCAAACGAAGCGGCACTTGCTGCAATCAAGGTGGCTGTTGCAAATGCAGGTTATGAGCTTGGTAAAGATATCACACTCGCTCTAGACTGTGCGGCATCTGAGTTCTACGACAAAGAAGCAAATATCTACGACCTTAAAGGCGAAGGTAAAAAATTCACTTCTGAAGAATTCAACCACTTCCTTAAAGGCCTTACTGAGCAATACCCAATTGTGTCAATTGAAGACGGCTTAGATGAGTCTGATTGGGATGGTTTCGCACACCAAACACAACTAATTGGCGACAAAGTACAATTAGTAGGTGACGACCTTTTCGTTACTAACACGAAGATCTTAAAGCGTGGTATTGATAATGGTATTGCTAACTCAATCCTAATCAAGTTCAACCAAATCGGTTCATTAACTGAAACGCTTGCTGCTATCAAAATGGCTAAAGACGCAGGCTTCACAGCTGTTATCTCACACCGTTCAGGTGAAACTGAAGATGCAACAATTGCTGATTTAGCAGTAGGTACTGCAGCTGGTCAAATCAAAACGGGTTCATTAAGCCGTTCTGACCGTATTGCTAAGTACAACCAATTACTTCGCATTGAAGAAGTATTAGGTGAAAAAGCACCTTACAACGGTCTTAAAGAGGTTAAAGGTCAGTAA